One Nocardia iowensis DNA window includes the following coding sequences:
- a CDS encoding methionine ABC transporter permease has product MHTDWDKLRPVLNEAIGTTIYLVLLTFVVGGLIGLFLGTMLYTTRKGGLLANAPINLLLNVIVNVVRPIPFIILLAALGPVTLEVVGTTIGTEAAAFVMIVAASFGIARIVEQNLVTVDPGVIEAARAVGAGPLRIILTLLIPEALGPLVLGYTFVVIAIVDMSAMAGTVGGGGLGDFALVYGYQRFDWQVTLVATLIIIAGVQGIQFFGNWLARKVLRR; this is encoded by the coding sequence ATGCATACGGATTGGGACAAACTCCGGCCGGTCCTGAACGAGGCGATCGGCACCACCATCTATCTGGTGCTGCTCACCTTCGTGGTCGGCGGACTGATCGGGCTGTTCCTCGGCACCATGCTCTACACCACCCGCAAGGGCGGCCTGCTGGCGAACGCCCCGATCAACCTGTTGCTCAACGTGATCGTGAACGTGGTGCGGCCGATCCCGTTCATCATTCTGCTCGCCGCATTGGGCCCGGTGACGTTGGAGGTGGTCGGCACCACCATCGGCACGGAGGCCGCGGCGTTCGTCATGATCGTGGCGGCGTCGTTCGGCATCGCCCGGATCGTGGAGCAGAACCTGGTGACCGTCGACCCCGGCGTGATCGAGGCGGCCAGAGCGGTCGGCGCGGGCCCGCTCCGAATCATCTTGACCCTGTTGATCCCCGAAGCACTCGGCCCCTTGGTGCTCGGCTACACCTTCGTGGTGATCGCGATCGTGGACATGTCCGCCATGGCGGGCACCGTCGGCGGCGGCGGGCTGGGTGATTTCGCGCTGGTCTACGGCTATCAGCGGTTCGACTGGCAGGTCACCCTGGTGGCCACGCTGATCATCATCGCCGGGGTGCAGGGGATCCAGTTCTTCGGGAACTGGTTGGCCCGAAAGGTGTTGCGCCGCTGA
- a CDS encoding ABC-F family ATP-binding cassette domain-containing protein codes for MITATDLEVRAGVRTLLSAPGPALRVQSGDRIGLVGRNGAGKTTTLRILAGEGEPYAGKILRSSDIGYLPQDPREGNLDVLARDRVLSARGLDTLIRDMEKQQALMAEVADEAERDKAVRKYGRLEERFSALGGYVAESDAARICHSLGLPDRVLAQPLRTLSGGQRRRIELARILFAASDGSGGRSDTVLLLDEPTNHLDADSITWLRGFLQNHDGGLIVISHDVELLGDVVNKVWFLDAVRGEADVYNMGWQKYLDARATDEQRRRRERANAEKKASALRVQAAKLGAKATKAVAAQNMAKRADRLMAELDDVRVADKAARIRFPEPAPCGKTPLMAENLTKVYGSLEIFTGVDLAIDRGSRVVVLGLNGAGKTTLLRMLAGVEQPTAGNLVPGHGLKVGYFAQEHDTLDDQASVWENIRHAAPDAGEQNLRSLLGAFMFTGPQLDQPAGTLSGGEKTRLALAGLVSSAANVLLLDEPTNNLDPVSREQVLDALRTYAGAVVLVTHDPGAAEALSPERVILLPDGTEDHWSADYLELIQLA; via the coding sequence GTGATCACCGCGACCGACCTGGAGGTCCGGGCCGGAGTCCGCACCCTGCTGTCGGCCCCCGGACCGGCCCTGCGGGTGCAGTCCGGCGACCGGATCGGACTGGTCGGACGCAACGGTGCCGGTAAGACCACCACGCTGCGCATTCTGGCGGGCGAGGGCGAGCCGTATGCCGGAAAGATTCTGCGTTCCAGCGATATCGGCTACCTGCCGCAGGATCCGCGGGAGGGCAACCTCGATGTGCTCGCCCGCGACCGGGTGCTTTCCGCGCGCGGCCTGGACACGCTGATCCGGGACATGGAGAAGCAACAGGCGCTGATGGCCGAGGTGGCCGACGAGGCCGAACGTGACAAGGCGGTGCGCAAGTACGGTCGCCTCGAGGAGCGGTTCTCCGCGCTCGGCGGCTATGTCGCCGAGAGCGACGCCGCCCGCATCTGCCACAGCCTCGGCCTGCCCGATCGGGTGCTCGCCCAGCCGCTGCGCACCCTCTCCGGTGGCCAGCGCCGCCGAATCGAGTTGGCGCGCATCCTGTTCGCCGCCTCCGACGGCAGCGGCGGGCGCTCCGACACCGTCCTGCTGCTCGACGAGCCGACCAACCACCTCGACGCCGACTCCATCACCTGGCTGCGCGGTTTCCTGCAGAACCACGACGGCGGCCTCATCGTGATCAGCCACGATGTGGAACTGCTCGGCGACGTGGTGAACAAGGTGTGGTTCCTGGACGCGGTGCGCGGCGAGGCCGACGTCTACAACATGGGCTGGCAGAAGTACCTGGACGCCCGCGCCACCGACGAACAGCGCCGCCGTCGCGAACGCGCCAATGCCGAGAAGAAGGCGAGCGCGCTACGCGTCCAGGCCGCCAAGCTCGGCGCCAAGGCCACGAAAGCCGTTGCGGCACAGAACATGGCCAAGCGCGCCGACCGGCTGATGGCCGAGCTCGATGACGTGCGCGTCGCCGACAAGGCGGCCAGGATCAGGTTCCCCGAGCCCGCTCCGTGCGGCAAGACGCCGCTGATGGCGGAGAACCTGACCAAGGTCTACGGCTCGCTGGAGATCTTCACCGGCGTCGACCTCGCGATCGACCGCGGCAGCCGGGTCGTGGTGCTCGGCCTCAACGGCGCGGGCAAGACCACCCTGCTCCGGATGCTCGCCGGGGTGGAACAACCGACCGCGGGCAACCTGGTGCCCGGCCACGGTTTGAAGGTCGGCTATTTCGCGCAGGAGCACGACACCCTCGACGACCAGGCCAGCGTGTGGGAGAACATCCGACACGCGGCCCCGGACGCGGGGGAGCAGAATCTGCGCAGCCTGCTCGGCGCGTTCATGTTCACCGGCCCGCAGCTCGATCAGCCCGCCGGCACGCTGTCCGGTGGTGAGAAGACCCGCCTCGCGCTCGCCGGGCTGGTTTCCTCGGCCGCCAATGTGCTGCTGCTCGACGAACCGACCAACAACCTGGATCCGGTCTCGCGGGAGCAGGTGCTGGACGCGCTGCGCACCTACGCGGGCGCGGTCGTGCTGGTCACGCACGATCCGGGGGCCGCGGAGGCGCTGTCGCCGGAGCGCGTGATCTTGCTACCGGACGGTACGGAAGACCATTGGTCCGCCGATTATTTGGAACTTATTCAGCTTGCGTGA
- a CDS encoding SDR family oxidoreductase — protein MSNDLLGKSALVTGASRGIGKAVAAELLGRGANVLIVARKKDPLDETAAELRALGHQGEVVALAGNAGNADDRAAAIERMMAEFGSVDVLINNTGINPVFGSLMDADLDAVRKIFDVNVVAALGFIQEAFKAWMGEHGGAVVNVASVAGIRSSGVIAAYGASKAALIRLTDELAWQLGPKIRVNAVAPGVIKTKFADALYSADEERAASVYPMKRLGSPEDVARLIGFLVSDEAAWITGETVRVDGGLLSTGGL, from the coding sequence ATGAGCAACGATCTTTTGGGCAAGAGCGCTCTGGTCACGGGGGCCAGCCGGGGCATCGGCAAGGCGGTGGCGGCGGAGCTGCTCGGCCGCGGCGCGAACGTGCTGATCGTCGCGCGCAAGAAGGACCCGCTGGACGAGACCGCCGCGGAGCTGCGCGCTCTCGGTCATCAGGGCGAGGTCGTCGCGCTGGCGGGAAACGCGGGAAACGCCGACGATCGAGCGGCGGCGATCGAGCGGATGATGGCCGAATTCGGTTCGGTGGACGTGCTGATCAACAACACCGGCATCAACCCCGTATTCGGCTCGCTGATGGACGCCGACTTGGACGCGGTGCGCAAGATCTTCGACGTGAACGTGGTCGCGGCGCTCGGTTTCATCCAGGAGGCGTTCAAGGCGTGGATGGGTGAGCACGGTGGCGCGGTGGTCAATGTCGCCAGCGTCGCGGGTATCCGCTCGTCCGGCGTAATCGCCGCGTACGGGGCGTCGAAGGCCGCGCTGATCCGGTTGACCGACGAATTGGCGTGGCAACTCGGCCCGAAGATCCGGGTGAACGCGGTCGCGCCGGGCGTGATCAAGACGAAGTTCGCCGACGCGCTGTACTCCGCCGACGAGGAGCGGGCGGCGAGCGTGTATCCGATGAAGCGACTCGGCTCGCCGGAGGATGTGGCGCGGCTGATCGGGTTCCTGGTCTCGGACGAGGCGGCCTGGATCACCGGTGAGACCGTGCGGGTGGACGGCGGCTTGCTGTCCACGGGTGGTCTCTGA
- a CDS encoding MetQ/NlpA family ABC transporter substrate-binding protein has protein sequence MRLMYRLLLIPILSALTVAAVSCGAEHRGDEIRIGVNDLALPHWDVYKKKAADQGITVEFVNFTDYNQPNPALAQRRIDLNKFQHVRYLANYNARNNDTLVPIGATEIFPLALYSRKHKSVADIPRGGQITLSNNPANQVRPLLSLAAAGLIVLKGGASWDSRLEDVDADASKVQLTTIDPTLTAQSLGSVDAAFVDDTFARPAGLTANETIYTDDPERPELKQYINIFAARAEDKDNPTLLKLAQLYHDPEVEAAVRAETGYQGIFKTNDPDDLQATAVELEARFRK, from the coding sequence ATGCGCTTGATGTACCGCCTACTGCTGATTCCGATCCTGTCCGCGCTCACCGTCGCCGCCGTTTCCTGTGGCGCGGAACACCGCGGCGACGAGATCCGGATCGGTGTGAACGATCTCGCACTGCCGCACTGGGACGTCTACAAGAAGAAGGCCGCAGATCAGGGCATCACCGTGGAGTTCGTCAACTTCACCGACTACAACCAGCCCAATCCCGCACTGGCGCAACGCCGCATCGATCTCAACAAGTTCCAGCACGTGCGGTACCTGGCCAACTACAACGCGCGCAACAACGACACGCTGGTGCCGATCGGCGCGACGGAGATCTTCCCGCTGGCCTTGTACTCGCGTAAACACAAGTCGGTCGCCGACATTCCCCGGGGTGGCCAGATCACGTTGAGCAACAACCCGGCCAATCAGGTGCGTCCGCTGCTGAGCTTGGCCGCGGCCGGGCTGATCGTGCTGAAGGGCGGCGCCAGTTGGGATTCGAGGCTGGAGGACGTGGACGCCGACGCCTCGAAGGTGCAGCTGACCACCATCGACCCGACGCTGACCGCGCAATCCCTCGGCAGCGTCGACGCCGCCTTCGTCGACGACACCTTCGCCAGGCCCGCCGGTTTGACCGCGAACGAGACCATCTACACCGACGATCCGGAACGGCCGGAACTGAAGCAGTACATCAACATCTTCGCCGCCCGCGCCGAGGACAAGGACAACCCGACGTTGCTGAAACTGGCCCAGCTGTACCACGATCCGGAGGTCGAGGCCGCGGTCCGGGCCGAGACCGGGTACCAAGGCATCTTCAAGACCAATGACCCGGACGACCTACAGGCCACGGCGGTCGAACTGGAAGCCAGGTTCCGCAAGTAG
- a CDS encoding nuclear transport factor 2 family protein, whose translation MTETLATRNKNLVLHGLAEFAKGSLDAMRELLHENFVEHAPGNPSGRDAFLEFTANSQVALARLDIKRVIADDDYVVVHYHMIPRDNPRGIAVVDIWRLIDGLITEHWHAAQPVPDEDQIPNGMF comes from the coding sequence ATGACCGAAACCCTCGCTACGCGCAACAAGAACCTCGTCCTGCACGGCCTCGCGGAATTCGCCAAGGGCAGCCTCGACGCAATGCGCGAGCTGCTACACGAGAACTTTGTCGAGCACGCTCCCGGAAACCCTTCCGGCAGAGACGCTTTCCTAGAGTTCACCGCGAACTCCCAGGTCGCGTTAGCGCGGCTCGACATCAAACGAGTGATCGCCGACGACGATTACGTCGTCGTGCATTATCACATGATTCCGCGAGATAACCCGCGCGGCATTGCCGTCGTCGACATCTGGCGGTTGATCGATGGCCTGATCACCGAGCACTGGCATGCGGCGCAGCCGGTGCCGGACGAGGACCAGATCCCGAATGGAATGTTCTGA
- a CDS encoding MetQ/NlpA family ABC transporter substrate-binding protein yields MKFHRVLAIPVLVATAALTLTACGSDDKASSDTVVRIGTTDKDKAWDVFEQRAKDKGITLKITNFSDYQQPNLALSQRQIDVNLFQHLQFLGAYNVANNDTLTPIGSTYIVPLGLYSKKHKAVADIPQGAEIAIPNDPTNQARALFVLQAAGLLKLSSDTKAPSPADIDKGASKVRVTPVDAAQTALSLASVDGSVINNTFLDRSGIDPNSALYKDDPNNPAAEPYINALVTRAEDKNDPKLLQLVELWHDPAVQQAHSEVTKGTAVEVRRTGAELEQILQRVQQTIRDGK; encoded by the coding sequence GTGAAATTCCATCGGGTACTGGCGATCCCGGTCCTGGTAGCTACCGCGGCCCTCACCCTGACGGCGTGCGGTTCCGACGACAAAGCATCCTCCGACACGGTAGTGCGGATCGGCACCACCGACAAGGACAAAGCCTGGGACGTCTTCGAGCAGCGGGCCAAGGACAAGGGCATCACGCTGAAGATCACCAACTTCTCCGATTACCAGCAACCGAATCTCGCGCTGTCGCAGCGGCAGATCGACGTGAATCTCTTTCAGCATCTGCAGTTCCTAGGTGCCTACAACGTCGCCAACAACGACACCCTGACCCCGATCGGCTCCACCTACATCGTGCCGCTCGGCCTGTATTCCAAGAAGCACAAGGCGGTCGCCGACATTCCGCAGGGCGCGGAGATCGCGATCCCGAACGATCCGACCAACCAGGCGCGGGCGCTATTCGTGCTGCAAGCGGCGGGCCTGCTGAAGCTGTCCTCGGATACCAAGGCGCCCTCCCCCGCCGACATCGACAAGGGGGCGTCCAAGGTCCGGGTGACCCCGGTCGACGCGGCGCAGACCGCGCTCTCGCTCGCCTCGGTGGACGGCTCGGTGATCAACAACACCTTCCTCGACCGCTCCGGCATCGACCCCAATTCGGCGCTGTACAAGGATGATCCGAACAACCCGGCGGCCGAGCCGTACATCAACGCGCTGGTGACCAGGGCCGAGGACAAGAACGATCCGAAGTTGCTGCAGCTGGTCGAGCTCTGGCACGACCCGGCGGTGCAGCAGGCGCACAGCGAGGTCACCAAGGGCACCGCCGTCGAGGTGCGACGCACCGGCGCTGAGCTGGAACAGATCCTGCAGCGGGTGCAGCAGACCATCCGCGACGGCAAGTGA
- a CDS encoding GNAT family N-acetyltransferase yields MDSAVVIVPMGLGHLRQVLDLGHEVFDVTAKPYTSWSLTSVAEHLDSPDNACWVALDSDRVVGFVLGSMEFENRDDWAYLEWIAVAPDMQGHGIARRLVDVCSEALFARGARRIVTDVEDRNAASTALMTRSGFTPAATVTLFVRPNPDDPDPEAQLTPAAIAPGTKRALIRRGRLAGDNRMAR; encoded by the coding sequence ATGGATTCTGCCGTTGTGATCGTCCCGATGGGTCTCGGCCACTTGCGCCAGGTCCTGGACCTCGGTCACGAAGTCTTCGACGTCACCGCCAAGCCGTACACCTCGTGGTCGCTGACCTCGGTAGCCGAGCACCTCGACAGCCCCGACAACGCGTGCTGGGTCGCCCTCGATTCCGACCGAGTAGTCGGTTTTGTACTCGGGTCCATGGAATTCGAGAACCGGGACGACTGGGCCTACCTCGAGTGGATCGCGGTCGCGCCGGACATGCAGGGCCACGGCATCGCCCGGCGGCTGGTGGATGTCTGCTCGGAGGCGCTGTTCGCGCGCGGCGCCCGGCGCATCGTCACCGATGTGGAAGACCGCAACGCCGCCTCGACAGCCTTGATGACGCGCAGCGGATTCACCCCCGCGGCGACGGTGACACTGTTCGTCCGGCCGAATCCCGATGATCCCGATCCGGAGGCCCAGCTCACCCCGGCGGCCATCGCGCCCGGCACCAAGCGGGCGCTCATCCGCAGGGGTCGCCTGGCCGGTGACAACCGGATGGCTCGCTGA
- a CDS encoding methionine ABC transporter ATP-binding protein, with amino-acid sequence MSEQPPAVEFRSVTKVFGKGKDAQVALDSIDLRIEHGEIFGVIGYSGAGKSTLVRLINALEKPTSGTVEVSGTPITGVREAEVRRLRRDIGMVFQQFNLFRSRTAAGNVEYPLKVAGWKRAERKARVAELLEFVGLSDKARSYPDQLSGGQKQRVGIARALATSPSLLLADESTSALDPETTGEVLRLLKKINRELGVTIVVITHEMDVIRAVADRVAVLAEGRIVELASTFEVFATPQAAPTRSFVETVLHNRPSENELRRLAELHGGRLVTVDIDDRRGIGAALATAAHADVRFEVVYGGVSTLQDKTFGSVTLALHGADDAIDKVIDELDHLPVPVRRPLEQTSTD; translated from the coding sequence GTGAGCGAGCAGCCGCCTGCGGTCGAGTTCCGTTCGGTCACCAAGGTTTTCGGCAAGGGTAAGGACGCTCAGGTCGCGCTCGACAGTATCGACCTGCGGATCGAGCACGGCGAAATCTTCGGCGTGATCGGCTATTCCGGCGCGGGCAAGAGCACGCTGGTCCGGTTGATCAACGCGTTGGAGAAGCCGACCAGCGGCACCGTCGAGGTCTCCGGCACTCCCATCACCGGGGTGCGGGAGGCCGAGGTGCGGCGGCTGCGGCGGGACATCGGGATGGTGTTCCAGCAGTTCAACCTATTCCGATCGCGCACGGCCGCAGGCAATGTCGAGTATCCGCTGAAGGTGGCGGGGTGGAAGCGGGCCGAACGCAAGGCGCGGGTCGCCGAGTTGCTGGAGTTCGTCGGGCTCTCCGACAAGGCCCGCAGTTACCCCGATCAGCTCTCCGGCGGCCAGAAGCAGCGGGTCGGCATCGCCCGTGCACTGGCGACCTCGCCGTCGCTACTGCTCGCGGACGAGTCGACGTCGGCACTTGACCCGGAAACCACCGGCGAGGTGCTGCGGCTGCTGAAGAAGATCAACCGCGAACTCGGCGTCACCATCGTGGTGATCACCCATGAGATGGATGTCATCCGCGCGGTGGCCGACCGAGTCGCCGTGCTCGCGGAGGGGCGGATCGTCGAACTTGCCAGCACCTTCGAGGTTTTCGCCACCCCGCAGGCGGCGCCGACGCGGTCGTTCGTGGAAACCGTGCTGCACAATCGGCCGTCCGAGAACGAACTGCGCAGGCTGGCCGAACTACACGGCGGCAGGCTCGTCACGGTGGACATCGACGATCGGCGCGGGATCGGGGCGGCGCTGGCCACCGCGGCGCACGCCGACGTCCGCTTCGAAGTGGTCTACGGCGGGGTCAGCACGTTGCAGGACAAGACATTCGGCAGCGTCACCCTGGCGCTGCATGGCGCGGACGACGCGATCGACAAGGTGATCGATGAGCTCGATCACCTGCCGGTGCCGGTGCGCAGGCCGCTCGAACAGACCAGCACGGACTGA
- a CDS encoding Ku protein yields the protein MRSIWKGSIAFGLVNVPVKVYTATEDHDIRFHQVHAKDGGRIKYDRVCTVCGKSVQYADIDKAYESPDGDKVILTDEDFAKLPAAEKHEIPVLQFVPSEQIDPILFDKSYYLEPDSSTPKAYVLLATTLERIDRTALVHFTLRQKTRLAALRVRDGMLVLQTLLWPDEVREVDFESLDGVAEPRPQEVKMAETLVETMSDDFDPDQFTDEYQIELKRLLDEAIASGTGKVPEQPEAAPAEMDAEVVDLVAALQRSLEASGRRASGGGDDNGKSAPAKKTAKKAPAKKTAAKAAAKPAKKAAKKTAARKGA from the coding sequence ATGAGGTCGATCTGGAAGGGCTCGATCGCATTCGGGCTGGTTAACGTCCCGGTCAAGGTTTACACCGCGACCGAGGACCACGACATCCGATTCCATCAGGTGCACGCCAAGGATGGAGGTCGGATCAAATACGACCGTGTCTGCACGGTGTGCGGTAAGTCCGTGCAATACGCCGACATCGACAAGGCGTACGAATCACCCGACGGCGACAAGGTCATTCTGACCGACGAGGACTTCGCCAAACTGCCCGCCGCCGAGAAGCACGAAATCCCGGTGCTGCAGTTCGTCCCGTCCGAGCAGATCGACCCGATCCTGTTCGACAAGAGCTACTACCTCGAGCCCGATTCCAGCACACCCAAGGCGTACGTGCTGCTCGCGACGACGCTGGAGCGCATCGATCGCACCGCGCTCGTGCACTTCACGCTGCGGCAGAAGACCAGGCTGGCGGCGCTGCGGGTGCGCGACGGGATGCTGGTGCTGCAAACGCTGCTGTGGCCGGACGAGGTGCGCGAGGTCGACTTCGAATCCCTCGACGGGGTCGCCGAGCCGCGCCCGCAGGAAGTCAAGATGGCCGAGACGCTGGTCGAGACCATGTCGGATGATTTCGACCCGGACCAGTTCACCGACGAGTACCAGATCGAACTCAAGCGCCTGCTCGACGAGGCGATCGCCAGTGGCACCGGCAAAGTGCCCGAACAGCCGGAGGCCGCGCCCGCCGAGATGGATGCGGAGGTGGTCGACCTGGTCGCCGCGCTGCAACGCAGCTTGGAAGCCAGCGGTCGCCGCGCCTCGGGCGGCGGCGACGACAACGGCAAGTCCGCACCGGCGAAGAAGACGGCGAAAAAGGCCCCCGCCAAGAAGACCGCCGCCAAGGCCGCCGCAAAACCGGCGAAAAAGGCGGCCAAGAAGACGGCGGCGCGCAAGGGCGCGTGA
- a CDS encoding helix-turn-helix domain-containing protein, which translates to MDHDHRPVGELLREWRLRRGLSQLELSIQADISTRHVSFVETGRTIPSAVMVERFAEQLNIPLRERNRLLVAAGHAPVYRERAPDDPELTRARAAIRRVLDVHEPYPALAVDRRWNLLFANTATRVFFDDVDPALLRKPTNMMRLGLHPKGFARRLRNLDQVRGFLLPRLARQAAQTGDPDLRALYDELSSYYPAAESIPIDPAQVALPIRIRHGGTDLCFFNTITTFGAPFDITLDEIAVEAYFPSDATTSDYLYALARETAAEPTAVEG; encoded by the coding sequence GTGGATCACGATCATCGTCCGGTGGGTGAGCTGCTGCGGGAGTGGCGGCTTCGGCGCGGGCTGAGCCAGCTCGAGCTGTCCATTCAGGCCGACATCTCGACCAGGCATGTGAGTTTCGTCGAGACCGGGCGAACCATCCCGAGTGCGGTGATGGTCGAGCGGTTCGCCGAACAGCTGAATATTCCGCTGCGCGAACGTAATCGGTTGTTGGTCGCGGCCGGGCACGCGCCCGTCTACCGGGAACGGGCACCGGACGATCCGGAGTTGACCCGGGCACGTGCCGCCATCCGGCGGGTGCTCGACGTGCACGAGCCCTATCCCGCGCTGGCCGTTGATCGCCGGTGGAATCTGTTGTTCGCGAATACGGCCACGCGCGTCTTCTTCGACGATGTCGATCCGGCTCTGCTGCGAAAACCGACCAATATGATGCGGCTCGGGTTGCACCCCAAAGGGTTCGCGCGACGCTTGCGCAACCTGGACCAGGTGCGCGGGTTCCTGTTGCCGCGCCTGGCTCGTCAAGCCGCACAGACCGGCGATCCCGACCTGCGCGCCCTGTACGACGAATTGAGCTCGTATTATCCTGCGGCCGAGTCGATTCCGATCGACCCCGCGCAAGTCGCACTGCCGATCCGGATTCGGCACGGCGGCACCGATTTGTGCTTCTTCAACACGATCACCACGTTCGGTGCGCCCTTCGACATCACCCTCGATGAGATCGCCGTTGAAGCCTACTTTCCTTCCGACGCAACGACTTCGGACTACTTATACGCACTTGCTCGGGAGACCGCGGCCGAGCCGACCGCGGTGGAGGGCTAG
- a CDS encoding lycopene cyclase family protein translates to MAVRDSPGGGSADVIVCGLGPAGRALAHRCLARGLSVTAVDPVPDRLWSATYAAWGDELPGWLDPAAIAATVEQPMAWGTRAHRIDRRYVVFDTARLQTSLKLAGAEVIADRAVQLTPETVTLASGRTLTAQRVIDARGIARSPALAEQTAYGLVLDERQCAGIEPLFMDWRTDNGAPADAPRSFLYAVPLGGGAMLLEETCLVGRPALDGTALRDRLHHRLRSRGIEFTGDERIERVRFPVEGGRPGRHTFGAAGGFAHPATGYSVAASLAAADMVAAGTPAWPISARAVYRLRAAGLRALLALPPADVPVFFDAFFALPADSQRAYLSGRTDLSGTVTAMRRLFTTLPPPLRRRVAAATLWIPIRSRIRMPSAIMEV, encoded by the coding sequence ATGGCCGTCCGGGATTCGCCAGGCGGCGGGAGCGCTGACGTCATTGTCTGCGGCCTCGGCCCGGCGGGCAGGGCGCTGGCGCATCGCTGCCTCGCACGGGGACTATCCGTAACTGCCGTCGATCCGGTACCGGATCGGTTGTGGTCGGCAACCTATGCGGCGTGGGGCGACGAGTTGCCCGGATGGCTGGACCCTGCGGCGATAGCGGCCACGGTCGAACAGCCAATGGCCTGGGGAACGCGCGCTCATCGGATCGACCGGCGGTACGTCGTATTCGATACGGCGCGCCTGCAGACGTCGCTGAAGCTGGCCGGTGCCGAGGTGATCGCCGATCGCGCGGTGCAGCTCACGCCCGAGACGGTGACGCTGGCCTCTGGTCGGACGCTGACGGCCCAACGGGTCATCGACGCACGAGGCATCGCCCGGTCCCCCGCACTGGCCGAGCAGACGGCCTACGGGCTCGTCCTCGATGAGCGGCAGTGCGCCGGGATCGAGCCGCTGTTCATGGACTGGCGGACGGACAACGGCGCACCCGCCGACGCGCCGCGCTCGTTTCTTTACGCAGTGCCGCTCGGCGGCGGGGCGATGCTGCTGGAGGAAACCTGCCTGGTGGGGCGACCCGCGCTCGACGGCACGGCGTTGCGTGACCGGCTGCATCACCGATTGCGGTCCCGCGGAATCGAATTCACCGGTGACGAACGGATCGAGCGGGTGCGTTTTCCGGTCGAGGGTGGCCGACCGGGGCGACACACATTCGGCGCGGCAGGTGGGTTCGCTCATCCGGCCACCGGTTACAGCGTGGCCGCCTCCCTTGCCGCCGCCGACATGGTCGCCGCGGGAACACCGGCGTGGCCGATATCGGCGCGTGCCGTGTACCGCCTCCGCGCGGCGGGCTTGCGTGCGTTGCTCGCGCTCCCGCCCGCCGATGTCCCCGTCTTCTTCGACGCATTTTTCGCCCTGCCCGCTGATTCGCAACGCGCCTATCTTTCGGGGCGGACCGACCTGAGCGGCACCGTGACCGCGATGCGGCGGCTTTTCACCACACTCCCGCCCCCACTGCGTCGGCGCGTCGCGGCCGCGACACTCTGGATTCCGATTCGCTCGCGTATTCGAATGCCTTCCGCCATCATGGAGGTATGA
- a CDS encoding DUF4189 domain-containing protein — translation MKYSPGRGTIAMFASAAVAFVIAGTGQADAEPGPDGSYHGSRAISVDSTGAITAVAFNYPNWAESDVDAIATCRRKGGSNCEIIVRFVDGCGAIAERDGRYLGAVGATRSEAERAAIAAFGPPPPSFGSSAPSAARIVDYTFCTTSPE, via the coding sequence ATGAAGTACTCACCTGGCCGGGGAACCATCGCCATGTTCGCCTCGGCGGCAGTAGCTTTCGTCATCGCGGGTACTGGGCAGGCCGACGCCGAACCCGGCCCGGACGGCTCCTACCATGGCTCGCGCGCGATCTCGGTTGATTCGACCGGCGCGATCACCGCGGTGGCATTCAACTACCCGAACTGGGCGGAATCCGATGTCGACGCCATTGCGACCTGCCGCCGCAAGGGCGGGTCGAACTGCGAGATCATCGTCCGTTTCGTCGATGGGTGCGGAGCCATCGCGGAGCGCGACGGTCGCTACCTCGGTGCCGTCGGCGCTACCCGGTCCGAGGCGGAGCGAGCGGCGATCGCCGCATTCGGGCCGCCACCACCGAGTTTCGGCAGTTCGGCACCGAGTGCCGCGCGGATCGTCGACTACACGTTCTGCACCACGAGTCCGGAATAG